In a single window of the Neospora caninum Liverpool complete genome, chromosome VIIa genome:
- a CDS encoding putative ribonuclease II RNB family protein, translating to MPRRGLRMPSASPLGPLHAPPRLAAAAADSPCKLGFARAQPTAVETPWGRARAETPNANDDESGKRMASKRGKGGKREEVPEADAVMFEQHWSEEAAQEGLKRGLLVKGLLQIPAFQTDRSVILVDPSMCPPRVLATVPHKRVRSSAAAVSLPVSASTPSSSAVPGTASQGWVLQFDLGGFLARNRALHGDIVAVTFLPRFYSERVLRKRKMLFPSASSDAPSSPLSPSSSHSSTPASSAVSSSPSADSAGESHLRPHADPALREGPQGGLSSSAGSSPSGLQETPLRCAESDEHGSAWTKEEGDRACAEGMQAADEGTHARDASPPLELLPAGRVVRILAFGKESNEIVCVVPPQQAKIDAFLRRVEEKQRNGHAAEPRGKTRKAAEKAQKLEKLARPQNAEQPQGRGDAEGGSAVERSEGREGDGGDRRRDGETKDVRRGEPDETRGSFKMRASEEDAFLKAQPRKLSPLVHMRRFLGQSGSEEASRKRGKPSGLSSVFVPPAEFRDSRLPPFLVPIALLFDPPPSPYSDELTSPRSPLPPSSLPLSSLPSPPLSSPPLSSSSSSLPSSLSSSEPGTSASSVWTSQDIDGERRGTKRSAPREADAHAPSSVASSPLRPSALLRAIQGVWAQQPTSTDSSLSASALVVLRRGPWVASRASPFAHVDAGASSSPSSVSSQPLRPRARCLGGKGSGDILAEALATLHMEGLPHAWGFPLDVEAKLNADLTRVCPETGRPLWLVSAERDPLRLDCRPPNASSEAPDAPGEREDAWGDRASFVKREARGDLEKAPSCADTPASSLASHFAFPSSRRALSASSNSPYEAPYTTQLRAFTIDPPTAKDLDDAISVVCLGGRHRSERRVAAEATRHGSGDTPRPTEAPFPRLRGAAAAGASGQGYSGLGEASIQADCVTEATGGKGDATPPVPHVSHFVEEGSALDAEAAMRATTVYLDAKVFPMLPPALSEGVCSLHSGVDRLAFSVFMTLNEKGELLNPSVRPPQLAKTIIRTAARLDYAQVDSFLLAVPGSLGGFLSSSPFASASRASLLWDLLVRDWPRMPSGRGASEPGDDASFWKAASVADFPRPLRRDAGGGSAEEARLWRGTKEAVKALIGEIGVRFDIPAPVAVDLITTYFLTLRRQRRRQKEGAIHLSSSGRLSLYFASDKETLRPVSLLVRESNPLSHLLVEESMVLANHCVAEEILAAQREASRGRQAIAAGHSRELEGREKRGTETVEGDVGAMKQETKQREETEEDAEARERRGIRGGEKDACGHEREKKDSSRREGEARVWEQRDAEPSRVVSKEAGQSSERTGACIAPPSRREFGEARGASGEAMAAFLREEERNRDSASAGEGKTTEPELPKPVAFGGLLRAHAGSNDGAIRFLRDTLDPGLWEAFQTHMQAAPRLEDALKRDRPESRGESNGDAGDDQDDVSGIKLSHLLEFCKARLSAPVYNALCFSVLQEFFLQAQYVSPAVAARQPAAPPSGRASKDRKEQHKDATESETGGSSKRSSVHRTSQPADLGHWALCLSSYMHFTSPIRRYADLHVHRLLSKRLRGEALTVPVDTLEAACRQCNENSRRADSAQVAFRSWYFNAFLREFHREGLLYSEASILKIVVPASSSSGPPTPSAPSGAGDPAGSSDTGELDEGKRHEKEGNETRVELNADEDAEREEPGKTEDAVASGEARAWETPPAPEKSSQGPKRETHRPRGKRQDSDDTGRREQVEGETKDKDKIRAALVIYIPLLQATRSVSLATLGLEIVEGADVKAEEHEERKKQRTAGNGTESVSALNVRRLRNGNGFQESDVSAATSRSSLSKESARLLGGAAPPEPWGKDEVKRLRALSPLQVKLVPGETQWSVRLPFWLPSPTGPPDGSNAKL from the exons ATGCCCCGCAGGGGCCTTCGGAT GCCTTCCGCATCTCCACTGGGCCCTCTCcacgcgccgccgaggctcgcggcggcggcagcggatTCCCCCTGCAAGCTGGGCTTCGCACGTGCTCAGCCAACCGCCGTCGAGACACCGTGGGGCCGCGCGAGAGCTGAGACGCCGAACGCGAACGACGATGAATCGGGAAAGCGAATGGCGAGCaagcgagggaaaggcgggaagagggaagaggtgccggaggcagacgcggtGATGTTCGAGCAGCACtggagcgaagaagctgcgcaAGAGGGGCTGAAACGAGGGCTCCTCGTGAAAGGTTTGCTCCAGATCCCCGCGTTCCAGACTGACCGCTCG GTCATCCTTGTTGACCCTTCGATGTGCCCCCCGCGCGTCCTGGCTACCGTCCCCCACAAGCGCGTTCGTTCCTCTGCCGCAGCCGTGTCTTTGCCCGTCTCTGCAtcgacgccttcttcttcagctgtGCCCGGGACTGCGTCCCAGGGCTGGGTGTTGCAGTTCGACTTGGGAGGCTTTCTCGCACGAAACCGCGCGCTGCACGGCGACATCGTCGCGGTCActttcctccctcgcttctaCTCGGAGCGTGTCCtcaggaaacgaaaaatgctttttccctctgcctcttcagaCGCACcgtcctctccactctcgccctcttccaGCCATTCCTCCACTCCAGCTTCGtctgctgtttcttcctctccttcggccGATTCAGCGGGGGAGTCCCACTTACGCCCGCACGCGGACCCAGCTCTACGGGAGGGCCCTCAGGGCGGGCTGTCGTCCTCTGCTGGAAGTAGCCCTTCTGGTCTGCAGGAGACGCCTTTGAGGTgcgcggagagcgacgaacaCGGCAGCGCGTGgacaaaggaagaaggagaccgcgcatgcgcggaaGGGATGCAAGCAGCCGACGAGGGaacgcacgcgagagacgcctcgccgcccctcGAGCTCCTTCCCGCGGGCCGGGTCGTTCGCATCCTCGCGTTCGGGAAGGAATCGAACGAAATCGTTTGTGTGGTTCCGCCTCAGCAAGCGAAGATCGACGCCTTTCTCCGGCGCgtcgaagaaaaacagaggaacgGCCACGCAGCCGAgccgcgagggaagacgcgaaaggcggccgagaaggcgcagaaactCGAGAAGCTTGCGAGACCGCAGAACGCCGAGCAACCGCAAGGGCGGGGCGACGCTGAGGGAGGCTCGGCTGTTGAACgcagcgaaggcagagaaggggacgGTGGCGAccgcagaagagacggggagacaaaggatgtgaggagaggagagcccGACGAAACGAGAGGCAGTTTCAAGATGCGCGcaagtgaagaagacgcatTCCTCAAGGCCCAACCTCG GAAGCTTAGCCCTCTCGTGCACatgcgtcgcttcctcggccagagcggcagcgaagaggcctcgcgaaagagaggcaaaccgTCTGGATTGTCCTCTGTGTTTGTGCCTCCCGCGGAATTCAGAGattctcgccttccaccCTTCCTCGTGCCCATCGCCCTGCTCTTCGATCCGCCACCATCGCCGTACTCGGACGAACTGACCTCGCCacgttcgcctctccctccatcttctctccctctttcttctctcccttctcctccgctctcgtctcctccgctttcgtcttcctcttcttctctcccttcgtctctttcttcgtcggaGCCGGGTACTTCGGCTTCCAGTGTTTGGACATCTCAAGACatcgacggagagagaagaggtaCAAAGCGCTCTGCTCCGCGGGAAGCGGACGCACATGCGCCCTCGTCTgtcgcgtcgtcgcctctccgacCTTCAGCTCTTCTCAGAGCAATTCAAGGTGTCTGGGCACAGCAGCCGACTTCCACAGattcttcgctctcggcgaGTGCCCTCGTTGTCCTCCGTCGTGGTCCTTGGGTtgcctcccgcgcctccccgTTCGCCCACGtcgacgccggcgcctcctcttcgccttcttctgtctcttctcagcCGCTTCGACCTCGTGCTCGTTGCCTGGGCGGCAAGGGATCCGGGGACATTCTCGCGGAGGCTCTGGCGACGCTTCACATGGAAGGATTGCCGCATGCGTGGGGCTTTCCATTGGACGTTGAGGCGAAACTGAACGCCGACCTCACTCGTGTGTGcccggagacaggaaggccTCTCTGGCTGGTCAGCGCGGAACGCGATCCTCTGCGCCTGGACTGTCGCCCGCCGAACGCGTCCAGCGAGGCACCAGACGCGCcgggcgagcgagaagacgcgtggGGCGATAGGGCCTCCTTCGTTaagcgcgaggcgcgcggcgaCCTTGAGAAAGCGCCTTCGTGTGCCGACACTCCAGCATCTTCGCTGGCGTCTCACTTTGCGTTTCCATCTTCCCGACGCGCTTTGAGTGCTTCGTCGAACTCGCCGTACGAGGCGCCTTACACAACGCAGCTTCGGGCCTTCACGATTGACCCTCCAACAGCAAAAGACCTCGACGATGCGATAAGCGTCGTGTGTCTCGGAGGCAGGCACCGATCGGAAAGGCGCGTTGCAGCGGAAGCGACTCGACACGGATCTGGAGACACTCCGAGGCCGACTGAGGcgccttttccgcgtttGCGCGGCGCTGCGGCCGCGGGGGCGAGCGGGCAAGGATACTCGGGCCTTGGCGAGGCTTCGATACAGGCCGACTGCGTCACCGAGGCCACTGGAGGCAAGGGAGACGCAACGCCTCCCGTTCCTC ATGTTTCCCATTTCGTCGAAGAAGGTTCCGCCCTCGATGCAGAGGCCGCGATGAGGGCCACGACTGTCTACCTCGATGCAAA GGTTTTCCCCATGCTGCCCCCGGCGCTCAGCGAAGGCGTCTGCAGTTTGCACTCTGGCGTCGACAgactcgccttctccgtcttcatGACCTtgaacgagaaaggcgaactCCTCAACCCCTCCGTGCGACCCCCACAGCTGGCCAAGACGATCATCCGAACAGC cgCCCGTCTCGACTACGCCCAAGTCGACAGTTTTCTTCTTGCGGTTCCAGGCTCGCTTGGaggctttctttcttcctcgccattcgcttcggcctcgcgcgcctcgctgctgtGGGATTTGCTTGTTCGCGACTGGCCGCGCATGCCCAGCGGCCGCGGCGCTTCTGAGCCGGGCGACGACGCGTCCTTCTGGAAGGCCGCAAGCGTGGCAGATTTCCCGAGGCCGCTCCGTCGGGACGCTGGCGGGGGAAgcgcggaggaggcgcggcttTGGCGGGGGACCAAAGAAGCAGTCAAGGCCCTCATTGGCGAGATCGGTGTCCGATTCGACATTCCAG CCCCGGTCGCCGTCGACCTTATCACCACGTATTTCCTCACTctgcggcgacagcggcggcgccagaaggaaggcgcgatTCACCTGTCGAGCAgcggccgtctctcgctctacTTTGCCTCGGACAAGGAGACACTGCGtcccgtctcgctcctcgtccgCGAGTCGAATCCACTTTCCCATCTCCTCGTGGAAGAAAGCATGGTGCTGGCCAACCACTGCGTCGCGGAGGAAATTCTGGCTGCTCAACGAGAGGCATCGCGAGGTCGCCAGGCGATAGCGGCGGGGCACAGTCGCGAACTGGAAGGGCGCGAGAAACGGGGAACAGAAACGGTCGAGGGAGACGTGGGAGCAATGAAgcaagaaacgaaacaaagagaggaaacagaagaggatGCGGAAGCCCGGGAGCGTCGCGGCAtccgaggcggagagaaggacgcatgcggccacgagagagagaagaaagacagttcgaggcgagaaggagaggcgcgagtctgggaacagcgagacgccgagccTTCACGCGTTGTGTCGAAGGAGGCAGGTCAGTCCAGCGAGAGGAccggtgcatgcatcgctcCACCAAGCCGACGCGAGTTCGGCGAAGCCCGAGGAGCCTCTGGAGAAGCCATGGCAGCCTTcttgagagaggaagagaggaatcgagacagcgcgagcgcgggcgaaggaaaaacaaCAGAGCCGGAACTGCCGAAACCGGTCGCCTTTGGCGGCCTCCtccgagcgcatgcaggcagcaACGACGGCGCCATTCGATTTCTGAGAGACACTCTCGACCCAGGCCTCTGGGAGGCCTTCCAAACGCACATGCAAGCTGCGCCGCGTCTCGAGGACGCGCTTAAGCGGGACCGCCCAGAGAGCCGAGGCGAATCGAATGGCGATGCAGGGGACGACCAGGATGACGTCAGCGGCATCAAGCTTAGCCACCTTCTCGAGTTCTGCAAAGCACGGCTTAGTGCACCTGTTTACAAT GCGCTTTGTTTCTCGGTTCTCCAAGAATTTTTCCTCCAAGCCCAGTacgtctctccagctgtgGCAGCCCGACAGCCTGCGGCTCCTCCTTCAGGACGTGCAAGcaaggacagaaaggaacAACACAAGGACGCAACAGAGTCAGAGACAGGAGGTTCCTCGAAACGCTCCTCAGTTCACCGAACGTCTCAGCCGGCCGACCTAGG tcACTGGGCGCTCTGTCTGTCGAGTTACATGCATTTCACCTCACCGATTCGGCGCTATGCGGATCTCCACGTgcatcgccttctctccaaaAGGCTGAGAGGCGAGGCCCTCACCGTCCCCGTCGACACGCTCGAG GCTGCGTGCCGCCAGTGCAACGAGAACAGCCGGAGAGCAGACAGCGCACAGGTTGCATTTCGGTCTTGGTATTTCAACGCGTTTCTTCGGGAGTTTCACCGCGAGGGCCTTCTCTACTCAGAAGCGTCGATTTTGAAAATTGTCGttcctgcctcgtcctcctctggCCCGCCGACCCCGTCGGCTCCATCGGGCGCAGGCGACCCCGCGGGAAGCAGCGACACCGGCGAGCTcgacgaaggaaaaagacacgaaaaagaaggaaacgagacgcgCGTCGAACTAAACGCCGAcgaagatgcagagagagaagaaccgggaaagacagaggacgcAGTGGCAAGTGGTGAAGCGCGCGCGTGGGAGACACCGCCGGCTCCTGAGAAGTCCAGTCAGGgaccgaagagagaaacccaTCGTCCACGCGGCAAGCGACAGGACTCCGACGACACCGGGAGAAGGGAACAagtcgagggagagacaaaagatAAAGACAAGATTCGCGCAGCGTTGGTGATCTACATTCCACTTTTGCAGGCGACGCGTAGCGTCAGTCTCGCCACTTTGGGTCTCGAGATTGTTGAAGGCGCGGACGTCAAGGCCGAAGAGcacgaagagcgaaagaaacaaagaacGGCCGGAAACGGAACAGAGAGCGTTAGCGCCCTTAAtgttcgccgcctccgcaaCGGGAACGGGTTTCAGGAGTCAGATGTTTCTGCGGCCACGTCGAGATCTTCTCTGTCGAAGGAGTCCGCGAGGCTGctcggcggcgccgcgcctcccgagCCGTGGGGCAAAGACGAAGTaaagcgtctccgcgcgctctctcccttgcaGGTGAAACTCGTTcccggagagacacagtgGTCAGTCCGCCTACCCTTCTGGCTACCGTCCCCCACAGGGCCTCCCGACGGCTCCAACGCGAAACTCTGA
- a CDS encoding putative exosome complex exonuclease, with product MAAASSSTSDVPRRGKGVLCAAELLYLEDGVACNVREDGRACIDVRPSQVDTFALPKCSASSIVRSSENTVLCGVSMQLARPTNAPDEGEVFVTVDCSAALGVDGARGAAFDSVGIGEGSSSTSLQALVGDMVLSSVDKKKLCLVPGKLMWKVFVDCMVLKAGGCLLDAVSLSVHAALRTTTEVAGEPFPAEDVPIIVTVGEIANRYVWDMTSNEESACTGRLLVAVSPREHKCVGIQKLGASLVDISTLPTVMVNSQRVCREIFERLDRQVASQKTKKHSQQLSAFMRSMADL from the exons ATGGCcgccgcttcgtcgtctACGTCGGACGTGCCTCGACGAGGCAAAGGGGTGCTGTGTGCGGCTGAGTTGCTTTACCTCGAAGACGGCGTTGCGTGCAATGTCCGAGAAGACGGGCGCGCCTGCATCGACGTGCGGCCTAGCCAGGTCGATACGTTTGCGCTCCCCAAATGTTCGGCTTCTTCGATTGTCCGAAGCAGCGAGAACACCGTTCTCTGCGGTGTATCG ATGCAGCTGGCACGGCCGACAAACGCCCCCGATGAGGGCGAGGTTTTCGTAACTGTCGATTG CTCCGCTGCACTGGGCGTCGACGGTGCACGCGGCGCGGCCTTCGACTCCGTCGGAATTGGGGAAGGCAGTTCGAGCACCAGTTTGCAGGCGCTGGTGGGGGATATGGTGCTCTCCTCGGTTGACAAGAAAAAGCTCTGTCTCGTCCCTGGAAAACTCATGTGGAAAGTTTTCGTTGACTGCATG GTTCTGAAGGCCGGGGGATGCCTGCTCGACGCCGTGAGTCTctcggtgcatgcggcgcttCGGACGACGAC AGAAGTCGCTGGCGAGCCGTTCCCTGCTGAAGATGTTCCCATCATCGTCACAGTCGGGGAG ATTGCGAATCGCTATGTGTGGGACATGACCAGCAACGAagagtctgcatgcaccggcCGACTCCTCGtggccgtgtctcctcgcgagcACAAATGCGTGGGCATTCAAAAGCTCGGAGCGTCGCTCGTCGACATCTCCACGCTTCCAACTGTAATGGTG AACTCCCAGCGCGTTTGTCGGGAGATTTTTGAACGTCTCGACCGTCAGGTAGCATCgcaaaagacgaagaagcactCGCAGCAGCTGTCTGCCTTCATGCGGAGCATGGCGGACCTCTGA